From a region of the Dickeya poaceiphila genome:
- the amiB gene encoding N-acetylmuramoyl-L-alanine amidase AmiB produces MTMRLMRALSGLLLMLSWPLWASSLTDIRVNNAASEAIVTLSFSGQPVYEYFSLSNPNRVVIDISQSGVMKGLPLAFNGQNLIGRIRTSNAKDPKSLRLVIDLTQKVQVRAAKDGASAVFTLTGERKPTARKPIAQPSAQVGRNPLVPQTSTAAVASVPTRVSGRSGNGEKIIVAIDAGHGGQDPGATGPGGLHEKNVTISIARKLRAIMSADPEFKPVLTRDGDYFISVMGRSDVARKQGANLLVSIHADAAPNRGATGASVWVLSNRRANSEMANWLEQHEKQSELLGGAGDLLANSAADPYLSQAVLDLQFGHSQRVGYDVAVKVLRELQRVGSLHKRRPEHASLGVLRSPDIPSLLVETGFISNPSEERLLGSNEYQEKIANAIYQGLRSYFQTHPLQNVPKQENRPLGLQTVKKKTTATEPVQAATGATGRHTVVTGETLSGIAARYGVSMDAIRDVNHLKKDVVWVGQRLKIPSDASSVAGTASATKSKPVVTTLSPRTKKSATVIKHKVVRGDTLSDIASRYGVSMKVIQQANNMSSGTVQLGQTLIIPSA; encoded by the coding sequence ATGACTATGCGGTTGATGAGAGCGTTGTCAGGGCTATTGCTGATGCTGTCATGGCCGCTGTGGGCCAGCAGCCTGACCGATATTCGTGTGAATAACGCAGCCAGTGAGGCGATTGTTACGCTGAGTTTCAGTGGTCAGCCAGTATATGAATATTTTTCGTTGAGCAACCCGAATCGGGTGGTTATCGATATCAGTCAGTCCGGCGTCATGAAAGGATTGCCGCTGGCGTTTAATGGCCAGAATCTGATTGGCCGCATCCGTACCAGCAACGCCAAAGACCCTAAAAGCCTGCGTCTGGTTATCGACCTGACGCAGAAGGTACAGGTCAGGGCGGCGAAGGATGGTGCGAGTGCAGTGTTTACTCTGACTGGTGAGCGCAAACCTACAGCCCGTAAGCCTATAGCGCAGCCGTCGGCGCAGGTCGGGCGCAATCCGCTGGTACCTCAGACATCCACTGCCGCCGTCGCGTCGGTGCCGACCCGTGTGTCAGGGCGGTCAGGCAACGGCGAGAAAATCATTGTAGCGATTGATGCCGGCCACGGTGGTCAGGACCCCGGCGCGACCGGGCCGGGTGGGCTACATGAAAAAAATGTCACTATCTCGATAGCGCGTAAGCTGCGCGCCATTATGAGTGCCGACCCGGAGTTCAAACCGGTTCTGACCCGTGATGGCGACTACTTTATTTCGGTGATGGGGCGTTCCGACGTAGCGCGCAAGCAGGGGGCTAACCTGCTGGTTTCGATTCATGCCGATGCCGCGCCTAACCGTGGCGCGACGGGGGCATCGGTATGGGTATTATCCAACCGGCGCGCCAACAGCGAAATGGCCAACTGGCTGGAACAACACGAAAAGCAGTCCGAGTTGCTGGGTGGCGCGGGCGATTTGCTGGCCAACAGCGCTGCTGACCCTTACCTGAGTCAGGCGGTGCTGGATTTGCAGTTCGGCCATTCACAGCGGGTAGGCTACGATGTGGCGGTAAAAGTGTTGCGTGAATTGCAGCGGGTGGGCAGCTTGCATAAGCGCCGGCCAGAGCACGCCAGCCTGGGTGTACTGCGTTCACCGGATATTCCGTCTTTACTGGTGGAAACCGGGTTTATCTCTAATCCGAGCGAGGAACGGCTGCTGGGCAGCAACGAGTATCAGGAAAAAATTGCCAACGCTATCTATCAGGGGTTGCGCAGCTATTTCCAGACTCATCCGTTACAAAATGTCCCAAAGCAGGAAAACCGTCCGCTCGGTTTGCAGACGGTGAAGAAAAAGACCACAGCCACTGAGCCTGTTCAGGCAGCAACAGGGGCAACGGGGCGTCATACTGTGGTGACCGGAGAAACGTTATCGGGAATCGCCGCGCGTTATGGTGTCAGTATGGACGCCATTCGTGACGTTAACCACCTGAAGAAAGACGTGGTCTGGGTGGGGCAGCGGCTGAAGATTCCATCCGACGCTTCATCGGTGGCTGGAACAGCGTCAGCGACGAAGAGCAAACCCGTTGTGACCACCCTATCCCCGCGCACGAAGAAAAGCGCAACCGTGATAAAACACAAAGTAGTGCGGGGCGATACGCTGAGTGACATCGCTAGCCGGTATGGCGTAAGTATGAAAGTTATCCAGCAGGCGAACAACATGTCTTCCGGTACTGTGCAGTTAGGGCAGACGTTGATTATCCCTTCTGCCTGA
- the mutL gene encoding DNA mismatch repair endonuclease MutL: MSIQVLPPQLANQIAAGEVVERPASVVKELVENSLDAGATRIDIEIERGGAKLIRIRDNGCGIDKSDLALALARHATSKIATLDDLEAIVSLGFRGEALASISSVSRLTLTSRTDAQTEAWQAYAEGREMAVTVKPAAHPVGTTLEVLDLFYNTPARRKFLRTEKTEFMHIDEVVRRIALARFDVAITLHHNGKLIRQYRAVSEPAQRERRLGSICGAAFLQHALAVSWQHGDLNIHGWVADPAGSRQLPEMQYCYVNRRMMRDRLINHAIRQAYQDQLRDEQQPAYVLYLDVDPHQVDVNVHPAKHEVRFHQARLVHDFIYQAVMTVLQQAASPGLSGAGDTQASATPWQPENRIAAGENHFSRPVQPAPETSGIVASSSHSGRHARDQSSARTQTTGYQKKQGELYQQLLHTESSQPQHVAREAPPVRDKVTPVKDAPAVQPDVTEKAAVFDAPPLESHVLSLGRVLTVYPPDYALVEYRQGLALLSLTVAERFLRQAQLTPPETGEGLRPQPLLIPQRLTLNASELVVMQQQQSLLAYMGIEVDVAPPRATLRAVPLPLRQQNLQNLISDLLGYLADYQDAKPDMVAGWIAGQLDNERESWTLAQAVQLLSDVERLCPFQVKTPPPELLYVMDIESAIRALKHERV; this comes from the coding sequence ATGTCGATTCAGGTGCTGCCGCCCCAGTTGGCGAACCAGATTGCTGCCGGTGAAGTGGTAGAGCGGCCTGCGTCGGTCGTTAAAGAACTGGTGGAAAACAGTCTGGATGCTGGCGCGACGCGAATCGATATTGAAATCGAACGCGGCGGTGCGAAGCTGATTCGCATTCGGGATAACGGCTGCGGTATTGATAAGTCAGATCTGGCGCTGGCGCTGGCTCGTCATGCCACTAGCAAAATAGCCACGCTTGACGATCTGGAAGCGATTGTCAGCCTGGGATTTCGCGGCGAAGCGCTGGCCAGTATCAGTTCCGTCTCCCGGCTGACGCTCACATCCCGCACTGATGCGCAGACTGAGGCGTGGCAGGCTTATGCCGAAGGGCGTGAGATGGCAGTGACCGTCAAGCCGGCGGCACATCCGGTTGGCACGACACTGGAAGTGCTGGACCTGTTTTACAACACCCCAGCCAGACGCAAGTTTTTGCGTACCGAAAAAACCGAATTCATGCACATCGATGAAGTGGTGCGGCGCATTGCGCTGGCCCGTTTCGATGTGGCGATCACGTTACATCACAATGGCAAGTTGATCCGGCAATATCGCGCCGTGTCGGAGCCGGCGCAGCGTGAAAGGCGGCTTGGCAGCATCTGTGGCGCGGCGTTTTTGCAACATGCGCTGGCCGTTTCCTGGCAGCATGGCGATCTGAATATTCATGGTTGGGTGGCGGACCCCGCCGGGTCGCGCCAGTTGCCGGAAATGCAGTACTGCTATGTCAATCGGCGCATGATGCGCGACCGCCTGATCAATCATGCGATTCGTCAGGCGTATCAGGATCAATTGCGAGACGAACAGCAGCCCGCTTATGTGCTGTATCTGGACGTCGATCCCCATCAGGTGGATGTCAATGTGCATCCGGCCAAGCATGAAGTCCGCTTTCATCAGGCCCGGCTGGTGCATGACTTTATCTATCAGGCGGTGATGACGGTATTGCAGCAGGCTGCATCACCGGGTTTGAGTGGTGCTGGTGATACGCAGGCGTCGGCAACGCCATGGCAGCCGGAAAACCGCATCGCTGCAGGTGAAAACCATTTTTCCCGGCCAGTCCAGCCAGCGCCGGAAACGTCGGGAATCGTAGCCTCGTCGAGTCACTCAGGGCGTCATGCTCGTGACCAGTCGTCTGCCCGAACGCAGACGACTGGTTATCAAAAGAAGCAAGGCGAGCTGTACCAGCAGTTGCTGCATACAGAATCTTCGCAGCCGCAACATGTCGCTCGTGAGGCTCCGCCAGTAAGGGATAAGGTTACGCCAGTAAAGGATGCGCCAGCGGTGCAGCCTGATGTAACGGAAAAAGCCGCGGTCTTCGATGCCCCTCCGCTGGAGAGTCATGTACTGAGCTTGGGACGTGTGCTGACGGTGTACCCACCTGATTATGCGTTGGTGGAGTATCGTCAGGGGTTGGCATTGTTGTCGTTGACGGTAGCTGAGCGTTTCCTTCGTCAGGCCCAATTGACGCCGCCGGAAACCGGCGAGGGATTGCGGCCTCAGCCGTTGTTGATTCCCCAACGGCTGACGTTGAATGCATCTGAACTGGTGGTTATGCAGCAGCAACAATCATTGTTGGCCTACATGGGGATAGAGGTTGACGTTGCACCGCCGCGTGCCACGTTGCGGGCGGTACCTTTACCTTTGAGGCAACAAAATTTACAAAACTTGATTTCTGACCTGTTAGGCTATCTTGCTGATTATCAAGACGCAAAGCCTGATATGGTGGCGGGGTGGATAGCCGGACAGCTCGATAACGAGCGTGAAAGCTGGACACTGGCTCAGGCCGTACAGTTGCTGTCCGATGTAGAGCGTTTATGTCCTTTTCAGGTAAAAACGCCGCCGCCAGAATTGTTATATGTGATGGATATTGAATCTGCCATCAGGGCGTTGAAGCATGAACGAGTTTGA
- the miaA gene encoding tRNA (adenosine(37)-N6)-dimethylallyltransferase MiaA, whose product MNEFETAQHPPVIFLMGPTASGKTALAMALCEHLPVELISVDSALIYRGMDIGTAKPSQEELARAPHRLLDIRDPAQAYSAADFRRDALQAMAEITAAGRIPLLVGGTMLYFKALLEGLSPLPPADAQVRQEIEERARTEGWEALHRQLSIIDPVAAARIHPNDPQRLSRALEVFFVSGNTLTELTKTSGEALPYRAHQFAIAPATRELLHERIALRFRQMLDAGFEAEARALFARADLHPALPSIRCVGYRQMWSYLSGEIDYDEMVYRGICATRQLAKRQITWLRGWEGVRWLDSEQPKEALRAVIQVVSA is encoded by the coding sequence ATGAACGAGTTTGAAACAGCGCAGCATCCGCCAGTCATTTTTCTTATGGGGCCGACGGCGTCTGGGAAAACCGCGCTGGCGATGGCATTGTGCGAGCACCTTCCTGTTGAGTTGATTAGCGTGGATTCGGCGCTGATTTATCGTGGTATGGATATCGGCACGGCAAAACCCAGTCAGGAAGAGCTGGCGCGCGCCCCGCATCGCCTGCTTGATATCCGTGATCCGGCGCAGGCCTATTCCGCCGCAGATTTTCGGCGCGATGCGCTGCAGGCGATGGCGGAGATCACTGCCGCAGGGCGTATTCCGCTACTGGTGGGCGGCACTATGTTGTATTTCAAGGCATTGCTGGAAGGGTTGTCGCCGTTGCCGCCAGCGGATGCGCAGGTACGTCAGGAGATAGAAGAACGTGCCCGAACTGAGGGATGGGAGGCGTTACATCGTCAGTTGAGTATCATTGATCCGGTGGCGGCGGCTCGGATTCATCCAAATGATCCGCAGAGACTGTCGCGGGCACTGGAAGTTTTTTTCGTTTCAGGTAACACTTTAACTGAGTTGACAAAGACATCCGGTGAAGCGTTGCCCTATCGTGCTCATCAGTTTGCCATTGCTCCGGCAACCCGCGAATTGTTGCATGAGCGGATAGCGCTACGCTTTCGGCAGATGTTGGACGCAGGCTTTGAAGCAGAGGCGCGGGCGCTGTTTGCACGGGCGGATTTGCACCCTGCGTTGCCGTCAATTCGTTGTGTCGGATATCGCCAGATGTGGTCATATTTGTCGGGAGAAATAGATTACGATGAAATGGTGTATCGTGGTATCTGTGCCACCCGTCAACTGGCAAAGCGCCAGATTACCTGGTTACGAGGCTGGGAAGGGGTTCGCTGGCTTGACAGCGAGCAGCCCAAAGAGGCGTTACGCGCAGTGATTCAGGTTGTTAGTGCATAG
- the hfq gene encoding RNA chaperone Hfq, which translates to MAKGQSLQDPFLNALRRERVPVSIYLVNGIKLQGQIESFDQFVILLKNTVSQMVYKHAISTVVPSRPVSHHSNNPGSNNYHANNQAAQQQPQQESDDAE; encoded by the coding sequence ATGGCTAAGGGGCAATCTTTGCAAGATCCGTTCTTAAACGCTTTGCGTCGTGAACGTGTTCCGGTTTCGATTTATTTGGTTAATGGCATCAAACTGCAAGGCCAGATTGAGTCTTTCGATCAGTTTGTGATTTTGCTAAAAAACACGGTCAGTCAGATGGTGTACAAACACGCCATTTCAACGGTAGTACCGTCTCGCCCGGTGTCGCATCACAGTAATAATCCTGGCTCAAATAACTACCATGCCAATAATCAGGCGGCACAGCAACAGCCGCAGCAGGAAAGTGATGACGCTGAATAA
- the hflX gene encoding ribosome rescue GTPase HflX, whose product MFDRYEAGEQAILVHIYFSQEKDTEDLLEFESLVSSAGIDALQVVTGSRKAPHSKYFVGEGKAEEIAQAVKATGAFVVLFNHALTPAQERNLERLCECRVIDRTGLILDIFAQRARTHEGKLQVELAQLRHLATRLVRGWTHLERQKGGIGLRGPGETQLETDRRLLRNRISQILSRLERVEKQREQGRRARTRAEVPTVSLVGYTNAGKSTLFNRMTSADVYAADQLFATLDPTLRRIDVDDVGDTVLADTVGFIRDLPHDLVAAFKATLQETREATLLLHVVDASDSRVDENIDAVNEVLAEIDADEIPFLLVMNKIDRLENMVPRIDRDEENRPVRVWLSAQTGEGIPLLFQALTERLSGKIAHYSLHLPPDAGRLRSRFYQLQAIEKEWIEEDGSVGLVVRMPIIDWRRLCKQEQKLQDYIV is encoded by the coding sequence TTGTTTGACCGTTATGAAGCCGGTGAACAGGCCATACTAGTTCATATTTATTTTTCGCAAGAGAAAGATACTGAGGACCTGCTGGAGTTCGAATCCCTGGTGTCTTCAGCCGGAATAGACGCGTTGCAGGTAGTTACCGGCAGCCGTAAGGCACCGCATTCCAAATATTTTGTCGGCGAGGGCAAGGCGGAAGAGATCGCGCAGGCGGTCAAAGCGACCGGTGCCTTTGTCGTATTATTCAACCATGCATTGACACCGGCGCAGGAACGTAATCTGGAGCGATTGTGTGAATGCCGGGTGATTGACCGCACTGGGTTGATTCTGGATATCTTTGCTCAACGCGCCCGCACCCACGAGGGGAAACTGCAGGTTGAGCTGGCGCAATTGCGTCATCTGGCGACGCGTCTGGTGCGTGGCTGGACCCATCTTGAACGCCAGAAAGGCGGTATCGGTCTGCGTGGGCCGGGTGAAACCCAGTTGGAAACCGACCGACGCTTATTGCGCAACCGCATCAGCCAGATTTTGTCACGCCTTGAGCGGGTGGAGAAACAGCGAGAGCAAGGGCGTCGTGCGCGTACGCGTGCCGAAGTGCCGACCGTTTCGCTGGTGGGATACACCAACGCCGGCAAATCGACCTTGTTCAATCGTATGACATCAGCAGATGTTTATGCCGCTGACCAGCTGTTTGCCACGTTGGACCCGACATTGCGTCGCATTGATGTCGATGATGTCGGCGACACTGTGCTGGCGGATACGGTCGGATTTATCCGTGATTTGCCGCACGATCTGGTGGCGGCGTTCAAGGCGACATTGCAGGAAACCCGTGAAGCAACCCTGTTGCTGCATGTGGTCGATGCCTCTGATTCACGCGTGGATGAAAATATTGATGCGGTGAACGAGGTGTTAGCTGAAATTGACGCGGACGAGATTCCATTTTTGTTGGTCATGAACAAAATTGACCGGCTTGAGAATATGGTGCCGCGTATCGACCGTGATGAGGAAAACCGCCCGGTTAGGGTGTGGCTTTCTGCTCAGACCGGGGAAGGGATTCCATTATTATTTCAGGCGTTGACTGAACGGCTTTCCGGGAAAATTGCACATTATTCTCTGCATCTTCCTCCGGATGCCGGGCGTCTGCGAAGCCGTTTTTACCAATTGCAGGCTATAGAGAAAGAGTGGATTGAGGAAGACGGCAGCGTAGGGTTGGTGGTCAGAATGCCCATTATCGACTGGCGGCGCCTGTGTAAGCAGGAGCAGAAATTGCAGGATTATATTGTCTAA
- the hflK gene encoding FtsH protease activity modulator HflK: MAWNQPGNNGQDRDPWGSSNNNSGNSGGNNKGGRDQGPPDLDDIFRKLSKKLGDLGGKSSGSGTGSQGGNGNTSRILGLVVAAVVVVWGVSGFYTIKEAERGVVTRFGKFSHLVGPGLNWKPTFVDSVRAVNIESVRELATSGVMLTSDENVVRVEMNVQYRVTQPDKYLFSVTNADDSLRQATDSALRGVIGKYTMDKILTEGRTIVRTDTQRVLEETVRPYDMGITLLDVNFQTARPPEEVKAAFDDAIAARENEQQYIREAEAYANEVQPRANGQAQRILEESRAYKDRTVLEAQGEVSRFSRLLPEYKAAPEITRERLYIEMMERVLSHTNKVLVSDKSNNLMVLPLDQLMRGQLGVSNNAPMSGNAVNPAPLRLPSTSSGSNGVGYAPRSSGNNGTIMDQRRANAQRDEIIRVGRE, from the coding sequence ATGGCGTGGAATCAGCCCGGTAATAACGGACAAGACCGCGACCCGTGGGGGAGCAGCAATAACAATAGCGGCAACTCTGGCGGAAACAATAAAGGTGGACGGGATCAGGGACCGCCTGACCTCGATGATATATTCCGTAAGTTGAGCAAAAAGCTCGGCGACTTGGGGGGTAAGTCATCTGGTTCTGGCACGGGGTCTCAGGGCGGCAATGGGAATACCAGCCGTATTCTGGGTCTGGTCGTGGCGGCAGTCGTAGTGGTGTGGGGCGTGAGTGGTTTTTACACCATCAAAGAAGCCGAGCGTGGCGTGGTTACCCGTTTTGGTAAATTCAGCCATTTGGTTGGTCCGGGTTTGAACTGGAAGCCGACCTTTGTTGATTCGGTACGCGCTGTAAATATTGAATCTGTCCGTGAGCTGGCGACGTCCGGCGTTATGCTGACCTCTGACGAAAATGTGGTACGGGTGGAAATGAACGTCCAGTACCGCGTCACCCAACCGGATAAGTACCTGTTTAGCGTCACCAATGCCGATGATAGCCTGCGTCAGGCTACCGACAGCGCGTTGCGTGGGGTAATCGGCAAGTACACCATGGACAAAATCCTGACGGAAGGGCGCACTATCGTGCGTACGGATACCCAGCGCGTGCTGGAGGAAACGGTACGCCCGTACGATATGGGCATTACTTTGCTGGATGTGAACTTCCAGACTGCTCGTCCACCTGAGGAAGTCAAAGCCGCGTTTGACGATGCGATTGCCGCCCGCGAAAACGAGCAGCAATACATTCGTGAGGCGGAAGCCTACGCTAACGAAGTCCAGCCGCGCGCTAATGGTCAGGCGCAGCGAATTCTGGAAGAATCCCGCGCTTATAAAGACCGTACGGTGCTGGAAGCGCAGGGTGAAGTTTCCCGTTTCTCTCGTCTGTTGCCGGAATACAAGGCTGCGCCGGAAATTACCCGTGAACGTCTTTATATTGAGATGATGGAGCGTGTGCTGAGCCATACCAACAAGGTATTGGTGAGTGACAAGAGCAACAACCTGATGGTTCTACCGCTTGATCAACTGATGCGTGGCCAGTTAGGTGTTTCAAATAATGCGCCGATGAGCGGCAATGCTGTGAATCCAGCGCCGTTGCGTCTGCCGTCAACCTCATCGGGCAGTAATGGTGTCGGCTATGCACCACGCTCTTCCGGTAACAACGGCACTATTATGGATCAGCGTCGCGCCAACGCGCAGCGTGATGAGATCATTCGCGTAGGGAGAGAATAA
- the hflC gene encoding protease modulator HflC → MRKSVLFILVLLLLVVYASLFVVQEGQRGIVMRFGKVLRDNENKPLVYLPGLHVKIPFLESVKMLDARIQTMENQADRFITKEQKDLIVDSYIKWRISDFSRYYLATGGGDVSQAEVLLKRKFSDRLRSEIGRLDVKGIVTDSRGQLMSDVREALNAGTGETTEADNAIASAAARVERETSGEMPRVNPNSMAALGIEVIDVRIKQINLPAEVSDAIYQRMRAEREAVARRHRSQGQEQAEKIKAAADYEVTRTLAEAERQGRIMRGEGDAEAAKLFAAAFSQDPAFYSFIRSLRAYEHSFSTNQDVLVLSPDSDFFRYMKSPDKSLSAR, encoded by the coding sequence ATGCGTAAGTCAGTCCTCTTTATTCTTGTCTTGTTACTGCTGGTGGTCTATGCCTCGCTGTTCGTGGTGCAGGAAGGTCAGCGTGGTATTGTCATGCGTTTTGGTAAAGTGTTGCGTGACAATGAAAACAAGCCGCTGGTGTATCTGCCTGGCCTGCATGTGAAGATCCCTTTTCTGGAATCGGTAAAAATGCTGGATGCCCGCATCCAGACCATGGAAAACCAGGCTGATCGCTTTATTACCAAAGAGCAGAAAGACCTGATTGTCGATTCCTATATCAAATGGCGCATCAGCGATTTTAGCCGTTACTACCTGGCTACCGGCGGTGGTGATGTGTCTCAGGCGGAAGTGTTGCTGAAACGTAAGTTTAGCGACCGTCTGCGTTCCGAGATTGGTCGGCTGGATGTAAAAGGTATTGTGACCGATTCTCGTGGTCAGTTGATGTCTGATGTGCGTGAAGCGCTGAATGCCGGTACCGGTGAAACCACGGAAGCGGACAACGCGATTGCTTCAGCGGCAGCGCGGGTAGAACGTGAAACCAGCGGTGAGATGCCGCGGGTGAATCCCAACAGTATGGCAGCGCTTGGGATAGAAGTGATCGATGTACGTATCAAGCAGATCAACCTGCCTGCTGAGGTATCGGATGCTATCTACCAACGTATGCGTGCTGAACGTGAAGCCGTAGCTCGCCGTCATCGTTCTCAGGGACAAGAGCAGGCTGAGAAGATTAAAGCGGCGGCTGACTATGAAGTGACCCGCACGCTGGCAGAAGCCGAGCGTCAGGGGCGTATTATGCGTGGCGAAGGGGATGCTGAAGCGGCTAAGTTGTTTGCCGCTGCATTTAGTCAGGATCCCGCTTTCTATAGTTTTATTCGTAGCCTGCGAGCTTATGAGCACAGTTTTAGCACGAATCAGGATGTTCTGGTGCTTAGCCCCGATAGTGATTTCTTCCGTTATATGAAATCGCCTGATAAGAGCCTCTCTGCTCGCTAA
- a CDS encoding DUF2065 domain-containing protein, producing the protein MDVNIWLSLGLVLIMEGLGPLLFPRIWRRMILTMLQLPDNILRRFGGGIVVAGCVIYYMLRSRTGG; encoded by the coding sequence ATGGATGTGAACATCTGGCTTTCACTGGGGTTAGTGTTGATTATGGAAGGTTTGGGGCCTTTGTTGTTTCCACGTATCTGGCGGCGGATGATCCTGACCATGTTGCAGCTACCCGATAATATTTTGCGTCGGTTTGGCGGTGGTATTGTGGTTGCAGGGTGCGTGATCTACTACATGTTGCGTAGCCGAACAGGCGGCTGA